A single Sutterella megalosphaeroides DNA region contains:
- a CDS encoding adenosine deaminase family protein yields MRATNPGFVPDSPFQRRLTPEWLEFFETFPKAELHCHLLGTIRKETFEDLVRESNAPVTQAEIDEFFTRGEKPVGVLRIFRALEAHILTKPAMLKRITLEHLEAAASHGVRYIELFWNWTGLKHAMSYEAAQSAIVEGLREGEGRYGIVGRLVPAVDREALPEDAVELVEAMCAHREPEVIGLGIDYRETNHEPENFWKAFFMAKQAGFHITLHAGEFGEHWRNVETSMDLLGAERIDHGYTITDNPELMRRACDRGMTFAVVPTNSYYLRTFTDDEWAERHPIRAMKAAGLKLFPNSDDPTMHHVNIAESWRIMFEYLGFSLADLREMLEASIESAWVSDEEKARWRELWLPEFDALAAKLPALD; encoded by the coding sequence ATGCGTGCCACCAATCCCGGGTTCGTTCCCGACAGTCCCTTCCAACGCCGTTTGACGCCCGAATGGCTCGAATTCTTCGAAACCTTCCCCAAGGCCGAGCTGCACTGCCACCTGCTCGGCACGATCCGCAAGGAAACGTTCGAAGACCTCGTGCGCGAATCGAACGCGCCCGTGACGCAGGCCGAGATCGACGAATTCTTCACGCGCGGCGAAAAGCCCGTGGGTGTTCTTCGAATCTTCCGCGCGCTTGAAGCGCACATCCTCACGAAGCCCGCGATGCTCAAGCGCATCACGCTCGAGCACCTCGAAGCGGCCGCCTCGCACGGCGTGCGCTACATCGAACTCTTCTGGAACTGGACTGGTCTCAAGCACGCGATGAGCTACGAAGCCGCCCAGAGCGCGATCGTCGAAGGTTTGCGCGAAGGCGAAGGCCGCTACGGCATCGTCGGGCGTCTCGTTCCCGCCGTCGACCGCGAAGCGCTCCCCGAAGATGCGGTCGAACTCGTCGAAGCCATGTGCGCACACCGCGAACCCGAAGTGATCGGCCTCGGGATCGACTACCGCGAAACGAATCACGAGCCGGAAAACTTCTGGAAGGCCTTCTTCATGGCGAAGCAGGCGGGCTTTCACATCACGCTCCACGCGGGCGAATTCGGCGAACACTGGCGCAACGTGGAAACGTCGATGGATCTCCTGGGTGCCGAACGGATCGATCACGGCTACACCATCACGGACAACCCCGAACTCATGCGCCGCGCCTGCGATCGCGGCATGACGTTTGCCGTGGTGCCGACGAACTCCTATTACCTTCGCACCTTCACGGACGACGAGTGGGCCGAACGCCACCCGATCCGCGCCATGAAGGCCGCAGGCCTCAAACTCTTCCCGAATTCCGACGACCCGACGATGCACCACGTGAACATCGCCGAGAGCTGGCGCATCATGTTCGAGTACCTGGGCTTTTCGCTTGCGGACCTGCGCGAAATGCTCGAAGCGAGCATCGAGTCGGCCTGGGTGTCGGACGAGGAAAAGGCCCGCTGGCGCGAGCTCTGGCTCCCCGAATTCGACGCGCTCGCGGCAAAGCTCCCCGCGCTCGATTGA
- a CDS encoding formate/nitrite transporter family protein, with amino-acid sequence MASNSFDSHRPDALTPAEVTEKVLSLSVTKTSIPLAKQWPLTFLAGVYIALGGLFCTLFSSDAALPYAIQKFMGGAVFSLGLSLVVVAGAELYTGNTMIAAGAVDGRIRWQAVLKNWVLVWLGNAAGAVTVALLVYGSHIAETGPLARGMYGIAIAKVSADWSVIFVKGILCNLLVCLGVWVAYAGRTVIDRVAGVMLPVAAFVALGFEHCIANLYFLPLAMMLKAGGLTVEGLDLGLLTWAAVAKNLTAATLGNTLAGVALALLYRAAYMRKSAD; translated from the coding sequence ATGGCCTCGAATTCGTTCGATTCCCACCGTCCCGATGCGCTCACGCCCGCCGAAGTCACCGAAAAGGTGCTTTCGCTTTCGGTGACGAAAACCTCGATCCCGCTCGCAAAGCAGTGGCCGCTCACCTTCCTGGCGGGGGTCTACATCGCGTTGGGCGGGCTCTTTTGCACGCTCTTCTCCTCCGACGCGGCGCTTCCCTACGCGATTCAAAAGTTCATGGGCGGCGCGGTCTTTTCGCTCGGGCTTTCGCTCGTTGTCGTCGCCGGCGCGGAACTCTACACCGGCAACACCATGATCGCCGCGGGCGCGGTCGACGGGCGCATTCGCTGGCAGGCCGTTCTCAAAAACTGGGTGCTCGTCTGGCTCGGGAACGCCGCGGGCGCCGTCACGGTGGCGCTCCTCGTCTACGGATCGCACATCGCGGAAACGGGGCCCTTGGCGCGCGGCATGTACGGGATCGCGATCGCGAAAGTCTCGGCCGACTGGAGCGTTATTTTCGTCAAAGGCATCCTCTGCAACCTCCTTGTCTGCCTCGGGGTGTGGGTCGCGTACGCGGGCCGTACCGTGATCGACCGCGTGGCGGGCGTCATGCTGCCGGTGGCCGCGTTCGTCGCGCTCGGGTTCGAGCACTGCATCGCGAACCTCTACTTCCTGCCCCTTGCGATGATGCTGAAAGCGGGCGGTCTCACGGTCGAGGGGCTGGATCTGGGGCTTCTCACCTGGGCTGCGGTTGCGAAAAACCTGACGGCCGCAACGCTCGGCAACACGCTTGCGGGCGTTGCGCTGGCTCTTCTTTACCGTGCCGCTTACATGCGAAAGTCCGCCGACTGA
- the rimO gene encoding 30S ribosomal protein S12 methylthiotransferase RimO codes for MKKIPVVGFVSLGCPKALVDTERIVTELRARGYRIGQTYKDADLVIVNTCGFVNEAIEESIEAITEALKENGRVIVCGCLGGRVEADGSNYIAKRLPKVLGVTGPDSVDQVMAMVEAHLPRPHDPWDDLVPAAGCRLTPKHYAYLKISEGCNHHCTFCIIPKLRGTLSSRPIGDILREAENLKKAGVKELLVISQDTAAYGLDRNYRLDFAGGRPVKTRLLELCSELGQLGLWTRLHYVYPYPSVDAVVPLMAEGLILPYLDVPFQHAHPRVLKAMKRPASAEKNLERIAAWRAACPDITIRSTFIAGFPGETEEEFEYLLDFLREARLDRVGCFAYSPVEGAAANEIPGLLPDEEREERRRRFMEVQAEISREKLAEKIGRVEEVIIDEPEDEDGVAIGRTKADAPEIDGVCYVTTPRHLEPGDIVKVRITANEEHDLIGKIEE; via the coding sequence ATGAAAAAGATTCCCGTTGTCGGCTTCGTTTCGCTCGGTTGCCCGAAGGCTCTCGTCGATACCGAGCGGATTGTTACGGAACTTCGCGCCCGCGGCTATCGCATCGGTCAGACGTACAAGGACGCCGATCTGGTGATCGTCAACACGTGCGGCTTCGTGAACGAAGCCATCGAAGAAAGCATCGAAGCGATCACGGAAGCGCTCAAGGAAAACGGTCGCGTGATCGTTTGCGGGTGCCTCGGCGGACGCGTCGAAGCCGACGGCTCGAACTACATCGCCAAGCGCCTCCCGAAGGTGCTCGGCGTCACGGGTCCCGACTCGGTCGATCAGGTGATGGCGATGGTGGAAGCCCACCTGCCGCGCCCGCACGATCCGTGGGACGACCTCGTGCCTGCCGCGGGCTGCCGCCTCACGCCCAAGCACTACGCGTACCTGAAGATCAGCGAAGGGTGCAACCACCACTGCACCTTCTGCATCATTCCGAAGCTGCGCGGCACGCTCTCGAGCCGTCCGATCGGGGATATTCTGCGCGAAGCGGAAAACCTCAAGAAGGCGGGCGTCAAGGAGCTCCTCGTCATCAGTCAGGATACGGCCGCCTACGGGCTCGACCGCAACTACCGTCTCGACTTTGCGGGCGGGCGCCCCGTGAAGACGCGCTTGCTCGAGCTCTGCAGCGAACTCGGTCAGCTCGGTCTCTGGACGCGTCTCCACTACGTCTACCCCTATCCGTCGGTGGACGCCGTGGTGCCCCTTATGGCCGAAGGTTTGATCCTTCCGTACCTCGACGTGCCCTTCCAGCACGCGCACCCGCGCGTTCTCAAAGCGATGAAGCGTCCCGCCTCCGCGGAAAAGAACCTCGAACGCATCGCCGCGTGGCGTGCGGCCTGCCCCGACATCACGATCCGCTCGACCTTCATCGCGGGCTTCCCCGGTGAAACGGAGGAAGAATTCGAGTACCTGCTCGACTTCCTGCGCGAAGCGCGCTTGGACCGCGTCGGGTGCTTCGCCTATTCGCCCGTCGAAGGCGCCGCCGCGAACGAGATCCCGGGGCTTCTCCCCGACGAAGAACGCGAAGAGCGTCGTCGCCGCTTCATGGAAGTGCAGGCCGAAATCTCCCGCGAAAAGCTCGCCGAAAAGATCGGTCGCGTCGAAGAGGTGATCATCGACGAGCCCGAGGACGAGGACGGCGTGGCGATCGGTCGCACGAAGGCGGACGCCCCTGAGATCGACGGCGTGTGCTACGTGACGACGCCCCGCCATCTGGAGCCGGGCGACATCGTCAAGGTGCGCATCACCGCGAACGAAGAGCACGATCTGATCGGCAAAATCGAAGAGTGA
- the pgeF gene encoding peptidoglycan editing factor PgeF — translation MAELYKPGLDILQPAASWRERVSATTDALFTCREGGVSSGPWGDARGVMGLNVAPHTGDFGACVRMNRDIVAQLVPSDPVWLEQVHGTTIVHADDWQGAKEPPAADASWTMTPGVVCTVMVADCLPVLLSDDKGRIVAAVHAGWRSLAAGILQKTVALMRERLQDPSARLAAWLGPRIGALDFEVGEDVRDAMAELLPAEVLDGAFVKKENGRYLADLAQLAASALEASGLAEADIVDCGLSTYANAERFYSFRRDGEKSGRHAAMIWLKPAEGTESAEAAPAS, via the coding sequence ATGGCTGAACTCTACAAACCCGGACTCGACATCCTGCAACCCGCGGCGAGTTGGCGCGAACGCGTCTCCGCGACGACGGACGCGCTCTTTACCTGCCGCGAAGGCGGCGTCTCGAGCGGCCCCTGGGGCGACGCCCGCGGCGTCATGGGCCTCAACGTCGCGCCGCACACGGGCGACTTCGGCGCGTGCGTGCGCATGAACCGCGACATCGTCGCGCAGCTCGTACCGTCGGATCCCGTCTGGCTCGAACAGGTCCACGGCACGACGATCGTGCACGCGGACGACTGGCAGGGTGCGAAGGAGCCCCCGGCCGCGGACGCCTCCTGGACGATGACGCCGGGCGTCGTCTGCACCGTGATGGTGGCGGACTGCCTCCCGGTGCTTTTGTCGGACGACAAGGGGCGCATCGTTGCGGCGGTGCACGCGGGCTGGCGGAGCCTCGCGGCAGGGATCCTTCAGAAGACCGTCGCCCTCATGCGCGAGCGGCTCCAAGACCCGAGCGCGCGCCTTGCGGCCTGGCTCGGGCCGCGCATCGGAGCGCTCGACTTCGAAGTGGGCGAAGACGTTCGCGATGCCATGGCCGAACTGCTGCCCGCCGAGGTGCTTGACGGCGCTTTCGTGAAAAAAGAAAACGGCCGCTATCTCGCGGACCTCGCGCAATTGGCCGCGAGCGCGCTCGAAGCCTCGGGCCTCGCCGAAGCGGACATCGTCGACTGCGGTCTTTCGACCTACGCGAACGCCGAACGCTTCTACAGCTTCCGGCGCGACGGTGAAAAGTCGGGCCGTCACGCGGCGATGATCTGGCTGAAGCCCGCCGAAGGTACCGAGAGCGCCGAAGCGGCGCCCGCCTCCTGA
- a CDS encoding RluA family pseudouridine synthase, with the protein MRDLAADEKECGDYTEGFPADDAADDENLPSFTVEGVWGERLDKVLAGLMPDVSRARLQKLIESGSVEVNGVVCEKVRAKVAEGDEIQLLEEPRLDEALAFTPQEDVEFETVYEDDTIIVINKPAGLVVHPGAGNPDGTLLNGLLWHYPELKEVPRAGIVHRLDRDTTGLMVVARTLAAQTNLVRQLQERTVKREYWAITIGTAAPEFTVEVPIGRDPRNRTRMKGFPGSTGVRAKYARTRARTVGWSEFEGIPVSWVACRLDTGRTHQIRVHLTGEDLPLVGDQVYRGRAPGIAVKMENALDFHRQALHASRLGLIHPKTGETMEWFVPPEDDMIELMNELYFGPWDRPVTVFERDILPQI; encoded by the coding sequence ATGAGAGACTTGGCAGCCGACGAAAAAGAATGCGGTGATTATACCGAGGGGTTTCCGGCCGATGATGCGGCCGACGACGAGAATTTACCTTCATTCACCGTGGAAGGTGTCTGGGGCGAGCGCCTTGACAAGGTTCTCGCGGGCCTGATGCCCGACGTTTCCCGCGCGCGACTGCAAAAGCTCATCGAGTCGGGCTCGGTCGAAGTGAACGGCGTCGTGTGCGAAAAAGTGCGCGCCAAAGTGGCCGAAGGCGACGAGATTCAGCTTCTCGAAGAGCCCCGTCTCGACGAGGCGCTCGCCTTCACGCCCCAGGAAGACGTCGAATTCGAAACGGTCTACGAGGACGACACGATCATCGTCATCAACAAGCCCGCGGGTCTCGTCGTGCATCCCGGTGCGGGCAACCCCGACGGGACGCTGCTGAACGGCCTTCTTTGGCACTATCCGGAATTGAAGGAAGTGCCCCGCGCGGGGATCGTGCACCGACTCGACCGCGACACGACGGGTCTCATGGTGGTGGCGCGCACGCTTGCCGCGCAGACGAACCTCGTGCGTCAGCTACAGGAGCGCACCGTGAAGCGCGAATACTGGGCGATCACGATCGGGACGGCCGCCCCCGAATTCACGGTCGAAGTGCCGATCGGGCGCGATCCTCGCAATCGCACCCGCATGAAGGGCTTCCCCGGGTCGACGGGCGTTCGCGCGAAGTACGCCCGCACCCGCGCCCGCACGGTCGGCTGGTCCGAATTCGAAGGGATTCCCGTCTCGTGGGTCGCGTGTCGCCTCGATACGGGGCGCACGCACCAGATTCGCGTGCACCTCACGGGCGAGGATCTGCCGCTTGTGGGCGACCAGGTCTACCGCGGCCGCGCCCCGGGGATCGCCGTCAAGATGGAAAACGCGCTCGACTTTCACCGTCAGGCGCTCCACGCCTCGCGCCTCGGGCTTATCCACCCGAAGACGGGCGAAACGATGGAGTGGTTCGTGCCGCCCGAAGACGACATGATCGAACTCATGAACGAACTCTATTTCGGTCCCTGGGATCGGCCCGTCACGGTGTTCGAACGCGACATCCTTCCCCAGATCTGA
- a CDS encoding outer membrane protein assembly factor BamD has protein sequence MKFLFPIKRLLLRSAALVTVTLATASCSWLQSLDTDPTIDWSADKLYTEARTALDDSNWTQAKDYYQKLEARFPFGQYAQQAQIELIYANWKDGDAPGAVQAADRFLRSYPNHPNSDYVMYLKALATLNETDSWFNILAAEDLAERDANASREAFDIFKELTLRFPESRFAPEARRRMHALVLAQAEHELKTAQYYYVRHAYVAAIERAQRVVREFQNTPMRDDALELIAACYDELKMTDLAADTRRIIEANKGKVRKEPAR, from the coding sequence ATGAAATTCCTCTTTCCTATTAAGCGTCTTTTGCTTCGTTCCGCCGCGCTCGTAACGGTGACGCTCGCCACCGCTTCCTGCTCGTGGCTCCAGAGTCTCGACACCGACCCCACGATCGACTGGTCGGCCGACAAGCTCTATACGGAAGCCCGTACCGCGCTCGATGATAGCAACTGGACTCAGGCGAAGGACTACTACCAGAAGCTCGAAGCGCGCTTCCCCTTCGGTCAGTACGCGCAGCAGGCTCAGATCGAGCTCATCTACGCGAACTGGAAGGACGGCGACGCGCCCGGGGCCGTGCAGGCCGCGGATCGATTCCTGCGCTCGTACCCGAACCATCCGAACAGCGACTACGTCATGTATCTGAAGGCGCTCGCGACGCTCAACGAAACGGACAGCTGGTTCAACATCCTTGCCGCCGAAGATCTGGCGGAACGCGACGCCAACGCTTCGCGCGAAGCGTTCGACATCTTCAAAGAGCTGACGCTGCGTTTCCCGGAAAGCCGCTTCGCTCCCGAAGCGCGTCGCCGCATGCACGCCCTCGTCCTGGCTCAGGCCGAGCACGAACTGAAAACCGCGCAATATTACTACGTTCGCCATGCTTACGTGGCCGCGATCGAACGCGCGCAGCGCGTCGTGCGCGAATTTCAGAATACGCCGATGCGCGACGACGCTCTCGAGTTGATCGCCGCGTGCTACGACGAACTCAAGATGACGGACCTCGCCGCGGACACGCGCCGCATCATCGAGGCGAACAAGGGCAAGGTTCGCAAGGAACCCGCCCGCTAA
- a CDS encoding MFS transporter, with product MRAELLKPGVRPREVWAWAAFDFANSGYTTVVLTAVFNAYFVSVVAGDADWATFVWTCVIALSNAASLLAMPVIGAVADARAEKKKWLFAMTVLCIAATAGLAFAGPGTIVWASLMIVLSNLAYNVGETLNSAFLPEIAPESSLGKVSGWGWAFGYCGGLVTLGASLLVVTQGESFGLTFDQCVAGTMLITAFVFALASTPLFLWLKERSVPRVNAGSSTDSSGTITGAVAESFREVTRTLKALPRYRDFATLALCGFLYQCGVSVVITLSAVYASAVMGFETADTIFMVFLVNITAAIGAFLFGYVQDAIGHKRALAITLLVWLAMIVVACLAETRGMFWAAANLAGLAMGSSQSAGRAMVGVLAPKARLAEFYSFWNMALWVAAIVGPLSYGAVTWMTGNDHRMAIAVTGLFFAAALLALMPLNLDRGRRAAEAAD from the coding sequence GTGAGAGCCGAACTTTTGAAGCCCGGGGTGCGTCCCCGGGAGGTCTGGGCCTGGGCCGCATTCGACTTTGCCAATTCGGGCTACACGACCGTCGTGCTGACGGCGGTCTTCAACGCGTATTTCGTCTCGGTCGTGGCGGGCGACGCCGACTGGGCGACCTTTGTTTGGACGTGCGTGATCGCGCTCTCGAATGCGGCGAGCCTCCTTGCGATGCCCGTGATCGGTGCCGTGGCGGACGCTCGGGCGGAAAAGAAGAAGTGGCTCTTCGCGATGACCGTCCTCTGCATCGCCGCGACCGCGGGATTGGCGTTTGCGGGACCGGGCACGATCGTGTGGGCCTCCCTCATGATCGTCCTCTCGAACCTCGCCTACAACGTGGGCGAAACGCTCAATTCGGCCTTTCTGCCCGAGATCGCGCCCGAGTCCTCGCTCGGCAAGGTGTCGGGCTGGGGCTGGGCCTTCGGCTACTGCGGGGGGCTCGTGACGCTCGGCGCGTCGCTTCTCGTCGTGACGCAGGGGGAATCCTTCGGGCTCACGTTCGATCAGTGCGTGGCGGGCACCATGCTCATCACGGCTTTCGTTTTTGCGCTCGCCTCGACCCCGCTCTTTCTCTGGCTCAAGGAGCGGTCCGTGCCGCGCGTGAATGCGGGTTCTTCTACGGACTCCTCGGGGACGATCACCGGTGCCGTTGCGGAAAGTTTCCGTGAAGTGACGCGCACCCTCAAGGCGCTCCCGCGCTACCGCGACTTCGCGACCCTGGCGCTTTGCGGCTTTCTCTACCAGTGCGGCGTCTCGGTCGTCATCACGCTTTCGGCCGTCTACGCCTCGGCCGTGATGGGCTTTGAAACCGCCGACACGATCTTCATGGTGTTCCTCGTCAACATCACGGCGGCGATCGGGGCGTTTCTCTTCGGGTACGTTCAGGACGCGATCGGCCACAAGCGCGCGTTGGCGATCACGCTTCTCGTGTGGCTTGCGATGATCGTTGTGGCGTGCCTTGCGGAAACGCGCGGCATGTTCTGGGCGGCCGCGAACCTCGCGGGTCTGGCCATGGGTTCCTCGCAGTCGGCCGGTCGCGCGATGGTGGGCGTACTCGCCCCGAAGGCGCGCCTTGCGGAGTTCTACAGCTTCTGGAACATGGCCCTCTGGGTGGCGGCGATCGTGGGACCGCTCTCCTACGGGGCGGTCACGTGGATGACGGGGAACGACCACCGCATGGCGATTGCCGTGACGGGGCTCTTCTTCGCTGCGGCGCTCCTTGCGCTGATGCCTCTCAACCTCGATCGAGGCCGCCGCGCGGCGGAAGCCGCCGACTGA
- a CDS encoding histone deacetylase family protein, whose translation MTTNDDWRTLPTGYFTHELALAPNPLDGAPEAAARIDAIESRMLVGGLDERVDRRLCGPAERTTVELAHDPEYLDRLERASAGDPEALARFSMPDMRVGADTYRAAMCSAGAVVEAVDALLERTVRNVFCAVRPPGHHAGRARASGFCFVNNVAVGALYALRRRRLERVAVIDFDVHHGDGTEEIVAENPSVRFFSLFQWPLFPDRRIVPTPSNVVATPLAAGADGTTLREIVEGLWLPKLEAFRPQMIFLSSGFDAHTEETMAQLKFSEVDYAYLTRRLVDASEALCDGRLVSVLEGGYSLRSLARSVLVHLQMLGRNRT comes from the coding sequence ATGACGACAAACGACGATTGGCGAACGCTCCCGACGGGCTACTTCACGCATGAACTCGCGCTCGCGCCCAATCCCCTCGACGGCGCTCCGGAAGCGGCCGCCCGCATCGATGCGATCGAAAGCCGGATGCTCGTCGGCGGACTCGACGAACGGGTGGACCGGCGTCTTTGCGGCCCTGCGGAACGTACGACGGTCGAGCTTGCCCACGATCCCGAGTACCTCGATCGGCTCGAGCGCGCCTCGGCGGGCGACCCGGAGGCGCTCGCCCGCTTTTCGATGCCTGACATGCGGGTCGGCGCCGACACGTACCGCGCGGCGATGTGCTCGGCGGGTGCCGTCGTCGAAGCGGTCGACGCCCTTTTGGAGCGCACGGTGCGCAACGTCTTTTGCGCCGTGCGTCCGCCCGGACACCACGCGGGCCGCGCCCGCGCCTCGGGCTTCTGTTTCGTGAACAACGTGGCGGTGGGAGCGCTCTACGCGCTGCGGCGCCGCCGTCTGGAGCGCGTCGCCGTGATCGACTTCGACGTCCATCACGGGGACGGCACCGAAGAGATCGTGGCCGAAAATCCGTCCGTGCGGTTTTTCTCGCTCTTTCAGTGGCCGCTTTTTCCCGATCGACGGATCGTTCCGACCCCGTCGAACGTTGTCGCGACCCCGCTCGCGGCGGGCGCCGACGGCACGACCCTGCGCGAAATCGTCGAGGGACTGTGGCTGCCGAAACTCGAAGCCTTCCGCCCGCAGATGATTTTTCTCTCCTCGGGCTTTGACGCCCATACCGAAGAGACGATGGCGCAGCTCAAATTTTCCGAAGTCGACTACGCCTACCTCACGAGGCGCCTCGTCGACGCCTCCGAGGCGCTTTGCGACGGGCGCTTGGTGAGCGTTCTCGAAGGCGGCTACAGCCTTCGCAGTCTGGCGCGCAGCGTCCTCGTACATTTGCAGATGCTCGGGAGAAACCGAACGTGA
- a CDS encoding lytic murein transglycosylase, translating into MNRPLSLALAALCAAAAFGGSLATAAAAEPTAQATSTAPAARAKAPSASDYVERPEVLAYLKEVSDKKGIPFEWLKDEVAVARYSPLTEKYMTPRPNANKKTTPDRNFALYKRNLINEERISRGVDFMNRNREVLERIEKETGVSPYAVTAIIGIESIYGRNMGRFRVLDALMTLSFDYTRRAKYYRSELTSFLEFCWNQQVSPVSVQGSFAGAVGLGQFMPASLNAYGRDGDGDGHIDIVNNEADGIASVANFLKIHGWARGERPLYRVSATEEIFKATKSGGIKPHTTVGALLKAGVKPLEAWELRENEAALLVDLPWILKDNTKGVDYYLGTPSFSAILHYNRSYFYAAAVSQLADEIERRRTASTRSEAEAPEQTAAVATEAKSAS; encoded by the coding sequence ATGAACCGACCTCTTTCGCTCGCGCTCGCCGCGCTTTGCGCCGCTGCCGCTTTCGGCGGCTCCCTTGCAACCGCCGCCGCGGCCGAACCGACCGCGCAGGCCACATCGACCGCTCCTGCCGCCCGCGCCAAGGCGCCCTCGGCCTCCGACTACGTCGAGCGTCCCGAGGTGCTCGCCTATCTGAAGGAAGTCTCCGACAAAAAGGGCATTCCTTTCGAATGGCTCAAAGACGAAGTGGCCGTCGCCCGCTATTCGCCGCTCACGGAAAAGTACATGACGCCGCGCCCGAACGCGAACAAGAAGACGACGCCCGATCGGAATTTCGCGCTTTATAAGCGCAACCTCATCAACGAAGAGCGCATCTCCCGCGGGGTCGACTTCATGAACCGCAACCGCGAAGTGCTCGAGCGCATCGAGAAGGAAACGGGCGTGAGCCCCTACGCGGTGACCGCGATCATCGGGATCGAATCGATTTACGGACGCAACATGGGGCGATTCCGCGTGCTTGACGCCCTCATGACGCTTTCCTTCGACTACACGCGCCGCGCGAAGTACTACCGCTCGGAACTGACGAGCTTCCTCGAATTCTGCTGGAATCAGCAGGTCTCGCCCGTCTCGGTCCAGGGGTCCTTTGCGGGTGCGGTGGGTCTCGGGCAGTTCATGCCGGCGTCGCTGAACGCCTACGGCCGCGACGGGGACGGGGACGGCCATATCGACATCGTCAACAACGAAGCCGACGGCATCGCTTCGGTCGCAAACTTCCTCAAGATCCACGGCTGGGCCCGCGGGGAGCGGCCGCTTTATCGCGTGAGCGCCACGGAAGAAATCTTCAAGGCGACGAAGTCGGGCGGCATCAAGCCCCACACGACCGTGGGGGCGCTTCTCAAGGCGGGCGTGAAGCCCCTCGAAGCGTGGGAATTGCGTGAAAACGAAGCGGCGCTTCTCGTCGACCTTCCCTGGATCCTCAAGGACAACACGAAGGGGGTCGACTACTACCTCGGGACGCCCTCCTTCTCCGCGATCCTCCACTACAACCGCAGCTACTTCTATGCGGCGGCCGTCTCGCAGCTTGCCGACGAAATCGAACGCCGCCGCACGGCCTCGACCCGAAGCGAAGCCGAGGCGCCCGAGCAGACCGCTGCGGTCGCGACGGAAGCAAAGAGCGCGTCCTGA
- a CDS encoding DMT family transporter, with translation MLTGVLLGVAAGALWGLIYIAPLLVPDYNPVLVALGRFIAFGIVSLPCLWFLRKDIARFSRADVFEAFRLPFFGNVIFYSLLTICIRLAGAPLAGMFMAVIPVLVAIVSNVRYAKEGHGIAWSRILPPLAVIFAGLVIANWSEFELIKGASAAGGENFWIGVGFGLAAVFAWTWFSIYNGEWLLNHPEHSPSAWTALQGVTVLPVVLVAFAVLAWPFGFMDTTVSFMGPEPVTFLLVALMVGFLCSWVAMLAWNKMSQLLPSALGGQLIVFESVFAVIYALIYRGEPPTVSMVLGFLILMAGVLGSLHVFRQPLDEKPVSDKKRLEARYAKPRRADAPACGGS, from the coding sequence ATGCTGACGGGTGTTCTTCTCGGCGTTGCGGCCGGAGCGCTCTGGGGCCTCATCTACATCGCGCCCCTCCTCGTTCCGGACTACAACCCCGTGCTTGTCGCTCTCGGGCGCTTCATCGCGTTCGGGATCGTTTCTCTTCCCTGCCTTTGGTTCCTTCGCAAAGACATCGCGCGATTCAGTCGTGCCGACGTCTTCGAAGCGTTCCGACTTCCCTTTTTCGGGAACGTCATTTTCTATTCGCTCCTCACCATTTGCATTCGCCTTGCGGGCGCACCGCTTGCGGGCATGTTCATGGCCGTGATTCCCGTGCTCGTGGCGATCGTCTCGAACGTTCGCTATGCCAAAGAAGGTCACGGCATCGCCTGGAGCCGGATTCTGCCGCCGCTGGCCGTCATCTTCGCGGGCCTCGTGATCGCGAACTGGTCCGAATTCGAACTCATCAAGGGGGCGTCCGCCGCAGGGGGCGAAAACTTCTGGATCGGCGTGGGCTTCGGCTTGGCTGCGGTTTTTGCCTGGACGTGGTTCTCGATCTACAACGGCGAATGGCTTCTCAACCATCCCGAGCACAGCCCGAGCGCCTGGACGGCTTTGCAGGGCGTCACGGTTCTCCCCGTCGTTCTCGTTGCGTTTGCGGTCCTTGCCTGGCCCTTCGGCTTCATGGATACGACCGTTTCCTTCATGGGGCCCGAACCCGTCACGTTCCTTCTCGTTGCGCTCATGGTGGGCTTTCTCTGCTCGTGGGTGGCGATGCTCGCCTGGAACAAGATGAGCCAGTTGTTGCCGTCGGCCCTCGGCGGTCAGCTGATCGTCTTCGAATCGGTCTTCGCCGTCATCTACGCGCTCATTTACCGCGGCGAACCGCCCACGGTTTCCATGGTGCTCGGGTTCCTCATCCTCATGGCGGGCGTACTCGGGTCGCTGCACGTCTTCCGTCAGCCGCTTGACGAAAAGCCCGTTTCGGACAAAAAGCGCCTCGAAGCGCGTTACGCGAAGCCGCGCCGCGCCGATGCGCCCGCGTGCGGCGGGTCGTAA